Proteins encoded by one window of Acidipropionibacterium virtanenii:
- a CDS encoding DNA-directed RNA polymerase subunit beta', translating into MLDTNYYDRLQIGLATADQIRAWSHGEVKKPETINYRTLKPERDGLFCEKIFGPTRDWECYCGKYKRVRFKGIICERCGVEVTRSNVRRERMGHIELAAPVTHIWYFKGVPSRLGYLLDIAPKDLEKVIYFAAYMITSVDEEARHRDLPSLEAKVQAERTHMEKRRDSELEARRTKLEEDLAQLEADGAKADTRRKVKDGGEKEIRQIEHRAQRLLDRLDAVWDRFKNLKVQDLEGDEVLYREMKSRFGKYFEGFMGAEAVKRRLHDFDLVAESASLRDIIKNGKGQKKTRALKRLKVVQPFIDSGNSPVGMVLDAVPVIPPDLRPMVQLDGGRFATSDLNDLYRRVINRNNRLKRLLDLGAPEIIVNNEKRMLQEAVDSLFDNGRRGRPVSGPGNRPLKSLSDMLKGKQGRFRQNLLGKRVDYSGRSVIVVGPQLKMHQCGLPKTMALELFKPFVMKRLADLEHAQNVKSAKRMVERQRPVVWDVLEEVIKEHPVLLNRAPTLHRLGIQAFEPQLIEGKAIQLHPLVCSAFNADFDGDQMAVHLPLSAEAQAEARVLMLSTNNILKPADGRPVALPSHEMIIGAYFLTMALDGLKGHGRAFSSISEAIMAHDAGELEIGAKIKLRLHGVVPPHGETVRADGSVILDTTLGQALFNEVLPADYPFVDFLVGKKEIGRIVNTLAEERSQLEVAEILDRLKDIGYRWGSLSGVTVSIGDVQTPPTKPEILAGYERRAEKVDKEYDRGAVTGEERRQDLIQIWTEATAELTAAMEANFTQTNPIYMMVHSGARGNMTQMRQIAAMRGLVADPKGEIIPRPIKSNFREGLTVLEYFISTHGGRKGQADTALRTADSGYLTRRLVDVSQDVIVREEDCGTTRGIFKIIAVDDGAGGLVPAKDLETSVYARCLAADAVDANGEVVVEAASDLGDAEIKKMIAHGISRIKVRSVLTCAATLGCCARCYGRSLSTGNVVDVGEAVGIIAAQSIGEPGTQLTMRTFHTGGVAGDDITQGLPRVVELFEARTPKGKAPIAEAAGVIRAEESDHRRKLVLVRDDGEEDVEYPVPRRARLEFDVDDTHHVIRDGVRVEAGEQLMGGTADPQDVLRILGVRRVEEHLVAEVQKVYNTQGAGIHEKHIEIIIRQMMRRITVIESGDTPMMPGELVDRPHYEAANRTAVAEGGRPAEGRPVLMGITKASLATESWLSAASFQETTKVLTDAAINGKTDTLVGLKENVMLGKLIPAGTGMERYRNMRVEPTAEAKAAAFTMNYDPFDYDFGSSSAAVPLDDLDFGDMG; encoded by the coding sequence GTGCTGGACACCAATTACTACGACAGGCTGCAGATCGGTCTGGCGACCGCCGATCAGATCCGCGCCTGGAGCCACGGCGAGGTCAAGAAGCCCGAGACCATCAACTACCGCACCCTCAAGCCCGAGCGCGACGGTCTGTTCTGCGAGAAGATCTTCGGGCCCACCAGGGACTGGGAGTGCTACTGCGGCAAGTACAAGCGGGTGCGCTTCAAGGGCATCATCTGCGAGCGCTGCGGCGTCGAGGTGACCCGTTCCAATGTGCGACGCGAGCGGATGGGCCATATCGAGCTGGCCGCCCCCGTCACCCACATCTGGTACTTCAAGGGCGTTCCGTCGCGGCTGGGCTACCTGCTCGACATCGCTCCGAAGGACCTGGAGAAGGTCATCTACTTCGCGGCCTACATGATCACCTCGGTCGATGAGGAGGCGCGCCACCGCGACCTGCCGTCGCTGGAGGCCAAGGTGCAGGCGGAGCGCACCCATATGGAGAAGCGCCGCGACTCCGAGCTGGAGGCCCGCCGGACCAAGCTGGAGGAGGACCTCGCCCAGCTCGAGGCCGACGGCGCCAAGGCCGACACTCGCCGCAAGGTCAAGGACGGCGGGGAGAAGGAGATCCGTCAGATCGAGCACCGCGCGCAGCGCCTGCTCGACCGTCTGGACGCCGTGTGGGACCGCTTCAAGAACCTCAAGGTGCAGGACCTCGAGGGCGATGAGGTGCTCTACCGCGAGATGAAGAGCCGCTTCGGCAAGTACTTCGAGGGGTTCATGGGGGCCGAGGCCGTCAAGCGCCGCCTCCATGACTTCGACCTGGTGGCCGAGTCGGCGTCCCTGCGCGACATCATCAAGAACGGCAAGGGCCAGAAGAAGACCCGTGCCCTCAAGCGGCTCAAGGTCGTCCAGCCCTTCATCGACTCCGGCAACTCGCCCGTGGGCATGGTCCTGGACGCCGTCCCGGTGATCCCCCCGGACCTGCGCCCGATGGTGCAGCTGGACGGCGGTCGCTTCGCCACCTCCGACCTCAACGACCTCTACCGGCGCGTCATCAACCGCAACAACCGGCTGAAGCGTCTGCTGGATCTCGGCGCCCCCGAGATCATCGTCAACAACGAGAAGCGGATGCTCCAGGAGGCCGTCGACTCGCTCTTCGACAACGGCCGTCGCGGCCGCCCGGTCTCGGGGCCGGGCAACCGTCCGCTGAAGTCGCTGTCCGACATGCTCAAGGGCAAGCAGGGACGGTTCCGCCAGAACCTGCTCGGCAAGCGCGTCGACTACTCGGGCCGTTCGGTCATCGTGGTCGGCCCGCAGCTCAAGATGCACCAGTGCGGCCTGCCCAAGACGATGGCTCTGGAGCTGTTCAAGCCCTTCGTCATGAAGCGTCTGGCCGATCTGGAGCACGCCCAGAACGTGAAGTCCGCCAAGCGGATGGTGGAGCGTCAGCGCCCGGTGGTCTGGGATGTCCTCGAAGAGGTCATCAAGGAGCACCCGGTGCTGCTGAACCGCGCCCCCACCCTGCACCGTCTGGGCATCCAGGCCTTCGAGCCGCAGCTCATCGAGGGCAAGGCCATCCAGCTGCACCCGCTGGTCTGCTCGGCCTTCAACGCCGACTTCGACGGCGATCAGATGGCCGTGCACCTGCCCCTGTCCGCCGAGGCCCAGGCCGAGGCGCGGGTGCTGATGCTGTCGACCAACAACATCCTCAAGCCGGCTGACGGCCGACCGGTCGCGCTGCCCAGCCATGAGATGATCATCGGCGCCTACTTCCTCACGATGGCCCTGGACGGCCTCAAGGGCCATGGGCGGGCGTTCTCCTCGATCTCCGAGGCGATCATGGCCCATGACGCCGGGGAGCTGGAGATCGGTGCCAAGATCAAGCTGCGCCTGCACGGCGTCGTCCCGCCGCACGGCGAGACGGTCCGCGCCGACGGTTCGGTGATCCTGGACACGACCCTGGGACAGGCCCTGTTCAACGAGGTGCTGCCGGCCGATTACCCCTTCGTCGACTTCCTGGTCGGCAAGAAGGAGATCGGCAGGATCGTCAACACCCTCGCCGAGGAGCGCAGCCAGCTTGAGGTGGCCGAGATTCTCGACCGCCTCAAGGACATCGGCTACCGGTGGGGCTCGCTGTCGGGCGTCACCGTATCCATCGGCGACGTGCAGACCCCGCCGACCAAGCCGGAGATCCTGGCCGGATACGAGCGTCGCGCCGAGAAGGTGGACAAGGAGTACGACCGCGGCGCCGTGACCGGCGAGGAGCGCCGTCAGGACCTCATCCAGATCTGGACCGAGGCCACCGCGGAGCTGACCGCCGCCATGGAGGCCAACTTCACCCAGACCAACCCGATCTACATGATGGTGCACTCGGGCGCACGAGGGAACATGACCCAGATGCGTCAGATCGCCGCCATGCGAGGCCTGGTGGCCGACCCGAAGGGCGAGATCATCCCCCGCCCGATCAAGTCGAACTTCCGCGAGGGCCTGACGGTCCTGGAGTACTTCATCTCCACCCACGGTGGACGGAAGGGCCAGGCCGACACCGCTCTGCGGACCGCCGACTCGGGCTACCTGACCCGACGGCTGGTCGACGTCTCCCAGGACGTCATCGTCCGTGAGGAGGACTGCGGCACGACCCGCGGCATCTTCAAGATCATCGCGGTCGACGACGGCGCCGGTGGCCTGGTGCCCGCCAAGGACCTGGAGACCTCGGTGTACGCCCGCTGCCTGGCCGCCGACGCGGTCGACGCGAACGGGGAGGTGGTCGTCGAGGCCGCCTCCGATCTGGGCGACGCCGAGATCAAGAAGATGATCGCCCACGGCATCAGCAGGATCAAGGTGCGCTCGGTGCTCACCTGCGCCGCGACCCTGGGCTGCTGCGCCAGGTGCTACGGCCGATCGCTGTCGACCGGGAATGTGGTCGACGTCGGCGAGGCCGTCGGGATCATCGCCGCCCAGTCGATCGGCGAGCCCGGTACCCAGCTGACGATGCGTACCTTCCACACCGGCGGTGTGGCGGGCGACGACATCACGCAGGGTCTTCCGCGTGTCGTCGAGCTCTTCGAGGCCCGTACCCCGAAGGGCAAGGCGCCGATCGCCGAGGCCGCCGGAGTGATCCGTGCCGAGGAGTCCGATCACCGGCGCAAGCTGGTGCTCGTCCGCGATGATGGCGAGGAGGACGTCGAGTACCCGGTGCCCAGGCGCGCCCGTCTCGAGTTCGACGTCGACGACACCCATCACGTCATCCGTGACGGGGTGCGCGTCGAGGCCGGCGAGCAGCTCATGGGCGGTACCGCGGACCCGCAGGACGTGCTTCGAATCCTCGGCGTGCGCAGGGTCGAGGAGCATCTGGTGGCCGAGGTCCAGAAGGTGTACAACACCCAGGGCGCCGGCATCCACGAGAAGCACATCGAGATCATCATCCGCCAGATGATGAGGCGGATCACCGTCATCGAGTCCGGCGACACCCCGATGATGCCCGGCGAGCTGGTCGATCGTCCTCACTACGAGGCCGCGAACCGCACGGCGGTGGCCGAGGGCGGGCGTCCCGCCGAGGGCCGGCCGGTGCTGATGGGCATCACCAAGGCGTCGCTGGCCACCGAGTCCTGGCTGTCGGCGGCCTCCTTCCAGGAGACCACCAAGGTGCTCACCGATGCGGCGATCAACGGCAAGACCGACACCCTGGTCGGCCTCAAGGAGAACGTCATGCTCGGAAAGCTCATCCCGGCCGGCACCGGTATGGAGCGCTACCGCAACATGCGCGTCGAGCCGACTGCCGAGGCGAAGGCGGCAGCCTTCACGATGAACTACGACCCGTTCGACTACGACTTCGGATCGAGTTCCGCGGCTGTGCCGCTGGACGACCTGGACTTCGGCGATATGGGCTGA
- the rpsL gene encoding 30S ribosomal protein S12: protein MPTIQQLVRKGRTDKLSKNSTPALKGSPQRRGVCTRVYTTTPKKPNSALRKVARVRLSSGIEVTAYIPGIGHNLQEHSMVLVRGGRVKDLPGVRYKIVRGSLDTQGVKGRKQARSRYGAKKEK from the coding sequence GTGCCTACAATCCAGCAGTTGGTCCGCAAGGGCCGCACTGACAAGCTCAGTAAGAACAGCACGCCTGCCTTGAAGGGCTCCCCGCAGCGTCGTGGAGTGTGCACCCGCGTGTACACCACCACCCCGAAGAAGCCGAACTCGGCTCTTCGCAAGGTCGCTCGTGTTCGCCTCTCCTCGGGCATTGAGGTCACGGCCTACATCCCCGGGATCGGGCACAACCTGCAGGAGCACTCGATGGTGCTCGTGCGCGGTGGCCGCGTGAAGGATCTGCCCGGTGTCCGTTACAAGATCGTTCGCGGCTCGCTGGACACCCAGGGTGTCAAGGGACGCAAGCAGGCCCGTAGCCGCTACGGCGCCAAGAAGGAGAAGTGA
- the rpsG gene encoding 30S ribosomal protein S7: MPRKGPAPKRPIMVDPVYGSPVVSQLVSKILQDGKKTVAQDIVYSALEGCRAKTNTDPVQTLKRALDNIKPSLEVKSRRVGGATYQVPVEVKPARATTLSMRWLVAFSRERREKTMAERLMNEILDASNGLGASVKRREDTHKMAEANRAFAHYRW; this comes from the coding sequence ATGCCTCGTAAGGGACCGGCGCCCAAGCGCCCCATCATGGTCGACCCCGTCTACGGGTCGCCCGTCGTCTCCCAGCTGGTGAGCAAGATCCTTCAGGACGGCAAGAAGACTGTCGCCCAGGACATCGTGTACAGCGCCCTCGAGGGGTGCCGCGCCAAGACGAACACCGATCCGGTGCAGACCCTCAAGCGCGCCCTCGACAACATCAAGCCCTCCCTGGAGGTCAAGTCCCGCCGTGTCGGCGGCGCCACCTACCAGGTGCCGGTCGAGGTCAAGCCCGCCCGTGCCACCACGCTGTCGATGCGCTGGCTGGTCGCCTTCTCCCGCGAGCGTCGCGAGAAGACGATGGCCGAGCGGCTCATGAATGAGATCCTCGACGCGTCGAACGGTCTCGGTGCCTCCGTCAAGCGGCGTGAGGACACCCACAAGATGGCTGAGGCCAACAGGGCCTTCGCCCACTACCGCTGGTGA
- the fusA gene encoding elongation factor G codes for MAHIDAGKTTTTERILYYTGKSYKIGEVHDGAATMDWMEQEQERGITITSAATTTFWHDVQINIIDTPGHVDFTVEVERALRVLDGAVAVFDGVAGVEPQSMTVWRQATRYGVPRICYVNKMDRTGASFEHCVDTIKERLHAIPVLLQLPIGAEENFLGIIDLIEMNAKTWRGETELGQHYETEEIPAELKDAAEAARAEMLETVAENDEEFMEVYLDDPDSITEAQLKAAIRRGVLANAFTAVTCGTSFKNKGVQPLLDAIVDYLPSPEDVPAIVGFKPGDESVKLERRPTEDEPMSVLAFKIASDPHLGKLTYVRVYSGVLKAGEQVLNATKGKRERIGKIYLMHANKRQEVDEMGAGMIGAVMGLKDTTTGETLCDSSAPIVLESMDFPNPVIEQAIEPKSKADQEKLGVAIQRLVEEDPTFRVHTDEETGQTIIAGMGELHLDVFIDRMKREFHVEANIGKPQVAYRETIHKKVDKLEYTHKKQTGGSGQFARVIISIEPTEAGSGYEFVNAVTGGRIPKEYIPSVDAGVKEAMQFGVLAGYPMEDLKCTLLDGAYHEVDSSEMAFKIAGSMAFKEAARKAQPGILEPLMAVEVTTPEDYLGTVIGDLNARRGQIQEMVDEHGNKVVRALVPLAEMFGYVGDLRSKTSGQASYSMEFDSYGETPANVAEEIIAKANGGK; via the coding sequence ATGGCCCACATCGATGCCGGCAAGACCACCACGACCGAGCGCATCCTCTACTACACCGGAAAGTCCTACAAGATCGGCGAGGTCCACGACGGAGCCGCCACCATGGACTGGATGGAGCAGGAGCAGGAGCGAGGGATCACCATCACCTCGGCCGCCACCACCACGTTCTGGCATGACGTCCAGATCAACATCATCGACACCCCCGGGCACGTCGACTTCACCGTCGAGGTGGAGCGCGCGCTGCGCGTGCTCGACGGCGCCGTGGCCGTCTTCGACGGTGTGGCCGGTGTCGAGCCGCAGTCGATGACGGTGTGGCGCCAGGCCACCCGTTACGGCGTCCCGCGCATCTGTTACGTCAACAAGATGGACCGCACGGGTGCCTCCTTCGAGCACTGCGTCGACACCATCAAGGAGCGCCTGCACGCCATCCCGGTGCTGCTGCAGCTGCCGATCGGTGCGGAGGAGAACTTCCTCGGAATCATCGACCTGATCGAGATGAACGCCAAGACCTGGCGCGGTGAGACCGAGCTCGGTCAGCATTATGAGACCGAGGAGATCCCGGCCGAGCTCAAGGACGCCGCCGAGGCCGCTCGCGCCGAGATGCTGGAGACCGTCGCGGAGAACGACGAGGAGTTCATGGAGGTCTACCTCGATGATCCCGACTCGATCACCGAGGCGCAGCTGAAGGCCGCGATCCGCCGCGGCGTGCTCGCCAACGCCTTCACCGCAGTGACCTGCGGCACGTCCTTCAAGAACAAGGGCGTCCAGCCCCTGCTCGACGCCATCGTCGACTATCTGCCCTCGCCCGAGGACGTCCCGGCCATCGTCGGTTTCAAGCCCGGCGACGAGTCGGTCAAGCTGGAGCGCAGGCCCACCGAGGACGAGCCGATGTCGGTGCTGGCCTTCAAGATCGCCTCGGATCCGCACCTGGGCAAGCTGACCTATGTGCGCGTCTACTCCGGCGTCCTCAAGGCGGGCGAGCAGGTGCTCAACGCCACGAAGGGCAAGCGCGAGCGGATCGGCAAGATCTACCTCATGCACGCCAACAAGCGTCAGGAGGTCGACGAGATGGGTGCCGGCATGATCGGCGCCGTGATGGGCCTCAAGGACACCACCACCGGTGAGACGCTGTGCGACTCCTCGGCCCCGATCGTTCTGGAGTCGATGGATTTCCCGAACCCGGTCATCGAGCAGGCCATCGAGCCGAAGTCGAAGGCCGACCAGGAGAAGCTGGGTGTGGCCATCCAGCGTCTCGTCGAGGAGGACCCGACCTTCCGCGTCCACACCGACGAGGAGACCGGCCAGACCATCATCGCCGGCATGGGCGAACTGCACCTCGACGTGTTCATCGACCGGATGAAGCGCGAGTTCCACGTCGAGGCGAATATCGGCAAGCCGCAGGTGGCCTACCGCGAGACCATCCACAAGAAGGTCGACAAGCTCGAGTACACGCACAAGAAGCAGACCGGCGGTTCCGGCCAGTTCGCCCGCGTGATCATCTCGATCGAGCCGACCGAGGCCGGCTCCGGATACGAATTCGTCAACGCCGTCACCGGCGGCCGTATCCCCAAGGAGTACATCCCCTCGGTGGACGCCGGAGTGAAGGAAGCCATGCAGTTCGGCGTCCTCGCGGGCTACCCGATGGAGGATCTCAAGTGCACCCTCCTCGACGGCGCCTACCATGAGGTCGACTCCTCGGAGATGGCCTTCAAGATCGCCGGTTCGATGGCCTTCAAGGAGGCCGCCCGCAAGGCGCAGCCCGGCATCCTCGAGCCGCTGATGGCCGTTGAGGTCACCACCCCCGAGGACTACCTGGGCACCGTGATCGGCGACCTGAACGCCCGCCGCGGCCAGATTCAGGAGATGGTCGACGAGCACGGGAACAAGGTCGTCCGGGCCCTGGTCCCGCTGGCCGAGATGTTCGGCTACGTGGGCGACCTGCGGTCCAAGACCTCGGGCCAGGCGTCGTACTCGATGGAGTTCGACTCCTACGGCGAGACCCCGGCCAATGTGGCCGAGGAGATCATCGCCAAGGCCAACGGAGGAAAGTGA
- the tuf gene encoding elongation factor Tu, producing the protein MAKAKFERTKPHVNIGTIGHIDHGKTTLTAAISKVLHDKDPELNPQTEAFDMIDKAPEERQRGITISIAHIEYQTEKRHYAHVDCPGHADYVKNMITGAAQMDGAILVVAATDGPMPQTREHVLLARQVGVPAIVVALNKCDMVDDEELIELVEMEVRELLSAQEFDGDNCPVVRVSAFQALQGDEKWTQSILDLMDAVDEYIPTPTRELDKPFLMPIEDVFTITGRGTVVTGRVERGIVKTGDEVEMVGIRATTKTTVTGVEMFRKILDEGEAGDNIGVLLRGTKKEDVERGMVLSKPGTTTGHTEFKGQVYVLKKDEGGRHKPFFSHYSPQFYFRTTDITGTVELPEGTEMVMPGDNTEMTVELIHPIAMEEQLKFAIREGGRTVGSGRVTEILK; encoded by the coding sequence GTGGCAAAGGCCAAGTTCGAGCGGACCAAGCCGCACGTCAACATCGGCACCATCGGACACATCGACCACGGCAAGACGACCCTGACCGCGGCGATCTCCAAGGTGCTGCACGACAAGGACCCGGAGCTGAATCCGCAGACCGAGGCGTTCGACATGATCGACAAGGCCCCTGAGGAGCGCCAGCGCGGTATCACGATCTCGATCGCTCACATCGAGTACCAGACCGAGAAGCGGCACTACGCGCACGTCGACTGCCCCGGACACGCGGACTACGTGAAGAACATGATCACCGGTGCCGCTCAGATGGACGGCGCCATCCTCGTCGTGGCCGCGACCGACGGCCCGATGCCGCAGACCCGCGAGCACGTGCTGCTCGCCCGCCAGGTCGGCGTTCCCGCCATCGTCGTCGCCCTCAACAAGTGCGACATGGTCGATGACGAGGAGCTCATCGAGCTCGTCGAGATGGAGGTCCGGGAGCTGCTGAGCGCCCAGGAGTTCGACGGCGACAACTGCCCGGTCGTCCGCGTGTCGGCCTTCCAGGCCCTGCAGGGCGACGAGAAGTGGACCCAGTCCATTCTCGACCTGATGGACGCCGTGGACGAGTACATCCCGACTCCGACCCGCGAGCTGGACAAGCCCTTCCTCATGCCCATCGAGGACGTCTTCACCATCACCGGCCGCGGCACCGTGGTCACCGGTCGTGTGGAGCGCGGCATCGTCAAGACCGGCGACGAGGTCGAGATGGTCGGCATCCGTGCGACCACCAAGACCACCGTCACCGGTGTCGAGATGTTCCGCAAGATCCTCGACGAGGGCGAGGCCGGCGACAACATCGGCGTGCTGCTGCGCGGCACCAAGAAGGAGGATGTGGAGCGCGGCATGGTGCTGAGCAAGCCCGGCACCACCACCGGCCACACCGAGTTCAAGGGCCAGGTCTACGTGCTGAAGAAGGACGAGGGCGGCCGTCACAAGCCGTTCTTCTCCCACTACAGCCCGCAGTTCTACTTCCGCACCACGGACATCACCGGCACCGTCGAACTGCCCGAGGGCACTGAGATGGTCATGCCCGGTGACAACACCGAGATGACCGTCGAGCTGATCCACCCCATCGCCATGGAGGAGCAGCTGAAGTTCGCCATCCGCGAGGGTGGCCGGACCGTCGGATCCGGTCGCGTGACCGAGATCCTCAAGTGA
- a CDS encoding alpha/beta-hydrolase family protein, whose product MLRHASLGGLIGALFGFWSALSPSLIPRTWWMILINVAMSMLFAYGTGHLIGYALRHLARLISLRVTAAARAVRIIRWLGYAAVLAISVGVWFWAIQQQRDVSRTVNLKRHFWLTQIFGALSGILAFVAVLLLIRTVSHAIHRLYTGVHRFITQPLLATSVFVVALALALLATNNVVVRTAANAVAHQMETVNRQTTPGVHRPTSALRSGGPGSTRSWASLGRKGQDFVASGPTAAQIRKVTGRSAMVPIRAYAGLPADRNLNTAAHAVLDELIRTHAFDRKVLVIYNTTGSGWVEEWSVSSVEYLTGGDCATASMQYSYLGSPGAFLLDRESPKEGAKALFNVIHGYWDRLDPARRPRLYTSGVSLGAYGGQSAFSSADDMMSKVDGAVWTGSPGITPIWNELTSSRRQGSPEIAPVIGSGSHIRFIPGIRYIDRDRWGASYPQWKSPRIAYVQHSSDPVTWWQPSLIWREPDWIRERAGIDTNPRISWTPWSSFWQVTADMAIAVSAPGGHGHSYHQELIWVWSSVLGTDHITQAQKQAIAEDLPKTIKGSD is encoded by the coding sequence GTGCTGCGCCACGCAAGTCTCGGCGGGCTGATCGGCGCCCTGTTCGGATTCTGGTCGGCGTTGAGCCCCAGCCTCATCCCTCGCACCTGGTGGATGATCCTCATCAATGTCGCGATGTCGATGCTCTTCGCCTACGGGACGGGGCATCTCATCGGGTACGCGCTGCGACATCTCGCCCGCCTCATCAGTCTCCGGGTCACCGCTGCGGCACGGGCGGTCCGCATCATCCGGTGGCTCGGATATGCCGCCGTGCTGGCCATCTCCGTGGGCGTGTGGTTCTGGGCCATCCAGCAGCAGCGCGACGTCTCACGGACGGTCAACCTCAAGCGGCACTTCTGGCTGACCCAGATCTTCGGCGCCCTCTCCGGCATCCTCGCCTTCGTCGCGGTGCTGCTGCTGATCCGCACTGTCAGCCACGCGATCCACCGCCTCTACACCGGCGTCCACCGGTTCATCACCCAACCGCTGCTGGCAACATCGGTCTTCGTGGTCGCCCTGGCGCTGGCCCTGCTGGCCACCAACAACGTCGTCGTCCGCACTGCGGCCAACGCCGTCGCCCACCAGATGGAGACCGTCAACCGGCAGACCACGCCGGGGGTCCACCGACCCACCTCCGCCCTGCGGTCAGGCGGCCCGGGCTCCACCCGGTCCTGGGCGAGCCTGGGACGCAAGGGGCAGGACTTCGTCGCCTCGGGGCCCACGGCGGCCCAGATACGGAAGGTCACCGGCAGGTCGGCCATGGTTCCGATCAGGGCCTATGCCGGACTCCCCGCCGATCGGAACCTCAATACAGCTGCTCATGCCGTGCTGGACGAACTCATCCGTACCCATGCCTTCGATCGCAAGGTCCTGGTGATCTACAACACCACCGGTTCAGGATGGGTCGAGGAATGGTCGGTCTCCTCCGTGGAATACCTGACCGGCGGGGACTGTGCGACGGCGTCGATGCAGTACAGCTATCTGGGCAGTCCGGGTGCCTTCCTGCTGGACCGGGAGTCGCCGAAGGAGGGGGCCAAGGCGCTGTTCAACGTCATCCACGGATACTGGGACCGTCTCGATCCGGCGCGCCGACCCAGGCTGTACACCTCCGGGGTCTCTCTGGGGGCCTACGGCGGACAGTCCGCCTTCAGCTCCGCCGACGACATGATGTCGAAGGTCGACGGTGCGGTCTGGACAGGTTCGCCAGGGATCACCCCGATCTGGAACGAACTCACCTCATCGCGACGGCAGGGTTCGCCCGAGATCGCGCCGGTGATCGGCAGCGGTTCCCACATCCGCTTCATCCCGGGGATCAGGTACATCGACCGGGACCGCTGGGGGGCGTCGTATCCGCAGTGGAAGAGCCCTCGGATCGCCTACGTGCAGCACTCCTCGGATCCCGTGACGTGGTGGCAGCCCAGTCTCATCTGGCGTGAGCCCGACTGGATCCGCGAACGCGCCGGCATCGACACCAATCCGCGGATCTCCTGGACGCCGTGGTCCTCCTTCTGGCAGGTGACCGCCGACATGGCCATCGCCGTCTCCGCCCCGGGAGGCCACGGGCACAGCTACCACCAAGAACTCATCTGGGTGTGGTCGTCCGTCCTGGGTACCGACCACATCACCCAGGCGCAGAAACAGGCCATCGCCGAGGACCTGCCGAAGACCATCAAAGGCTCCGACTGA
- a CDS encoding DUF664 domain-containing protein: MSDATVILHDLVGRIRDEAASVCDGLAEEHARYQVNPGTNTICWLLWHTAREIDSQIHQALGGPQLWDEWADRLGLSLPPARLGSGATGYGQNPDDVIYVVAPVDDLLEYLTETCDETDALIDGLGVDDLGRIIDAAWNPPVTLSVRLVSILADALQHIGQAALVRGVAERATAE, from the coding sequence ATGAGCGACGCGACCGTAATCCTGCATGACCTCGTCGGACGCATCCGCGACGAGGCGGCCTCGGTGTGCGACGGCCTGGCCGAGGAGCACGCCCGCTATCAGGTGAACCCTGGCACCAACACCATCTGCTGGCTGCTGTGGCACACGGCCCGGGAGATCGACTCCCAGATCCATCAGGCCCTCGGCGGGCCCCAGCTCTGGGACGAATGGGCCGACCGGCTCGGGCTGTCACTGCCGCCCGCCCGGCTGGGTTCAGGAGCCACCGGCTACGGCCAGAACCCCGACGACGTCATCTACGTCGTGGCCCCCGTCGACGACCTGCTGGAGTACCTCACCGAGACCTGCGACGAGACCGACGCCCTCATCGACGGCCTCGGCGTCGACGACCTCGGACGGATCATCGACGCCGCCTGGAACCCACCGGTCACGCTGTCGGTCCGCCTCGTCTCGATCCTGGCCGACGCCCTTCAGCACATCGGCCAGGCGGCCCTGGTGCGAGGCGTGGCGGAACGGGCCACAGCTGAGTGA